The proteins below come from a single Streptomyces tubercidicus genomic window:
- a CDS encoding hydrogenase maturation nickel metallochaperone HypA codes for MHEMSIALAVVDQVESAARPAGATTVHSIRLQVGELAGVVPDALAFSFELACAGTVLEGAELVTDPVVARARCGPCADTWPVGMPPQLCCPGCGGATAELLSGRELQIVSVCWNDAPVHAPTPEER; via the coding sequence ATGCACGAGATGTCCATCGCGCTTGCCGTCGTGGACCAGGTCGAAAGCGCGGCCCGCCCCGCCGGGGCCACCACCGTCCACAGCATCCGGCTGCAGGTCGGCGAACTGGCCGGGGTGGTCCCCGACGCGCTGGCCTTCTCCTTCGAACTCGCCTGTGCCGGAACGGTGCTGGAGGGGGCGGAACTGGTGACGGACCCCGTCGTGGCCCGCGCCCGCTGCGGCCCCTGTGCGGACACCTGGCCGGTGGGCATGCCGCCCCAGCTGTGCTGTCCGGGCTGCGGCGGAGCCACGGCCGAGCTGCTGTCCGGCCGGGAACTACAGATCGTCAGCGTGTGCTGGAACGACGCCCCGGTACACGCCCCGACTCCCGAGG
- a CDS encoding DUF6893 family small protein, with translation MLKLALSGAAAAALALVVKSMLPDLKRYLRMRAM, from the coding sequence ATGCTGAAGCTCGCCCTGAGCGGCGCGGCCGCCGCCGCGCTCGCCCTCGTCGTGAAGTCGATGCTGCCCGACCTCAAGCGCTATCTGCGCATGCGGGCCATGTGA
- a CDS encoding hydrogenase maturation protease: MSPEAAVARRPVKTLIAGVGNIFLGDDGFGVEAVRRLEEHQLPDGVEVVDVGVRGVHLAYQMLDGYHTVLLVDASARGGEPGTVYLLDATAPAARPPDTALDGHHMTPDAVLALLDTLSAGTGGRRPERVLVVGCEPADVSEGIGLSAPVDAAVDEAVQLVLRLVGAEEPTPSAAGPHPTERNTTPC, translated from the coding sequence GTGAGTCCCGAGGCAGCCGTCGCCAGGCGGCCCGTGAAGACGCTGATCGCCGGTGTCGGCAACATCTTCCTCGGCGACGACGGCTTCGGCGTCGAGGCCGTCCGCCGGCTCGAAGAGCACCAACTCCCCGACGGCGTCGAGGTCGTCGACGTCGGGGTACGGGGCGTCCACCTCGCCTACCAGATGCTCGACGGCTACCACACGGTGCTGCTCGTGGACGCCTCCGCGCGCGGCGGCGAGCCCGGCACCGTCTACCTCCTCGACGCCACCGCACCCGCCGCCCGGCCGCCGGACACCGCGCTGGACGGCCACCACATGACCCCCGACGCCGTGCTCGCGCTCCTCGACACCCTCAGCGCGGGCACCGGCGGCCGACGCCCGGAGCGTGTGCTGGTCGTCGGCTGCGAACCCGCCGATGTCTCCGAAGGCATCGGACTCAGCGCACCCGTCGACGCCGCCGTCGACGAGGCCGTACAGCTCGTCCTGCGGCTGGTCGGCGCGGAGGAACCGACCCCGTCCGCCGCCGGACCGCACCCCACCGAGAGGAACACGACACCATGCTGA